CCGCCGACGATTATCTTCACCTTGTCCCTCAGTCCGGCAGCGCTCACAGCATCCACTACTTCTTTCATGACAGGATACGTGAAATTCAGAAGCGCACTTAATCCTAAGGCTTTCGCGCCGGAATTCTTTACTGCTTCCACAAATTTCTCCGTCGGAACATCCACACCGAGATCGATAACGTCAAAACCGGAACCCTTCAACAGGGTAATAACAATATTCTTCCCTATATCGTGAATGTCTCCTTTGACGGTTCCAATGATGACTTTTTCGCCGGACCCCCCTGAGGTTTGAATTCCGGCAAGGAGAGGATCAAGCTTCTTCATCACCTGCTTGAGGATCTCTGCCGAATAAATAAGCTGACTTATGAAGTACTTTTGTTCTGAAAAGAGTTCTCCGACTTTGATCATTCCGTCATTGCATTCCTGTATGATCTCCAGAGGGTTGACTCCTTCGGCTATTTGCTTGTCAATAAGCTCATATACCTTCTTTTCTTCCAGATTGGCCAATGCCTGAGCAAGATCTCCCATTGTTGTTGTCTCCTATCTTAAAGAGTCCACTGCCACATGAAGGTGTGGGCCATGGATTCGAGTTGTTCCCAGTTTTTCTTGATGAGGTTTTCATCTCCCTGGATTGTTCCCAATTCCGCTTTCTTGGTTTCCCAGGGAGTGAGAACTCTGCGGGGCTTCAGCGCTTCAAGCTTACCGGCAGGTGGAGCAGTTTTGGGTTTCGCCTTGACAGTCTTGTCGTGCCATCCATATTCCATGACTGCTTCGACCATTGCTCGGAAATTCTCCGGCTTTGCATCGTAAGGGAACGAACATCCTCCGCTTATGATGTATCCTCCTCCCTGTCCTACAGTCTGGCACAGCTCTCGCACATGTTCCCGCACTTGATCGGGTGTCCCCAGGATCAACATGGAATCCTGAACACCTCCGGCAATGCACTGATAACCTCCCAGATCCTTCTTTGCCTGATATATGTCTCCCTGATTGTCAATATCGCAGAGAACTCTGCCTTTCGGCATTTCGCGCATGTGGTGCCAAAACTTTCCCCAGTCCCCTTCAAGGTAGGCTCGAATGTTGTATCCGGCGTCGATAATGATCTCCATCACCTTCTTAAAGGAAGGCCAATAGAAGGTGTCAAACTGATCGGGAGACATGAAGATCGCTTTGTGAAGTGGTACGAAAATGGGATATCGCTTCAGCGGATCTGCCATAGAAAGCGCCAGATGAGCCATTTCCTGAACGAGCACATCACATGCGGCCAGTACTTTGTCAGGCTGCCGGAACATATCCATAAACGTGCCTGTCATGCCTCTCATTGCATCCGCAAGGGCATCAAAAGGTGTAAGGAAGAATCCCGACATAGGTTGTGGCATTCCGCATTGCTGTTCCAGGACCATGCCGCGAGTGCGCATGACACCGCCAAACATGACCTGAGCCATTCCTGCCTTCAGCATTGCCACGTACGAACGGCCGGTGCCCTTGTTTCCGAGCTCTCCGAGGATCCTGGGTAAGAGTATGTCTATCATGAACCCCGGGGGGTCATTGATGAGATCGTCATACTCGTCTTCCTTCATGTAGTCTGTTTCTACGAACTGAAACTGAGTATCTGGCGCAAGATCTCTTCCGGGAAGCCGGTACGTCTTGACGTCGAGAGCATCAAACAACGGTCCGTACACCCGATTGTCTCTGAGCACATCCACTTCCGGAAAATCCTGGCAGAATTTTACTTCCGCTTGCAGCCATTTTTCAGGGTCGTAAATGGTTTCTTGCTTCGTGTTTCCGGAATAGACTTCTGCAAAGTAGTTGCTCCCGGAAGCAATGGGGATGCGATCGTGGGGTTCCAGGGCAATTGCAGCGTGGTATCGCCCCAATCTTTCTTCAAAAAGCTTCTTCATCTCTTCGGACATCTGTGTCCTCCTCAAAGATATTCTTAGTTTTATGTGAGCAGCATGTTCTCGCCTGGTGTTAATGCCGTCCCTCCTTGAGAAGGGTTGTCTATGCAATCCTCATCGCTTCATCCTGTCGTACGGGCAGCATTAGCAGAATCCCCACAAGAGGACCGGCGGCCATCATCCACCAAACGATCGAAAAACTCTGAGTAACGTCAATGGACCATCCCAAAATGAACGGCCCGATCATGGAGGCAAATTGGAACACAAAATTCGATGTTCCATTGGCAGTTGCAGCCCATTCTCTTCCCGCGAATTGGGAAATGAGAACTGTGAGCTGAGGGTTTGCAATATAGGATGTGAATCCCAGAATAAAGCCTGTCACGGATAAGAGACCAAGGGTGTCCTGATATCCGAAAACTACGCAGAGAGGTGCGGACACCAAGTACGCACCTACCACCAGCCACTTTCTCTGCCCCGTCCAGTCGGAAACAAACCCGGACAAAAGCGGAGCGATAATTCCACCCACTCCATACGACATCATCACGTAGCCTGCTTCAGCAACTGAAAAGCCCAGCTTCTTAATATGTGCATTGGCCCATGTTGCAGTCCCGAGTTCCAACCACATGAGACAGAAACCCGATAATGCAGTGAGAATGAGTCCTCTGCTCCTTGCTATGACTTTGAACCCGCCCAGAAGAGTCTTTTCCTGGGATTTTATGAGACCGCTCGATCGCATAAGCAGCAGAACCAAGATGCCTGCGGTAAGTGTGAGAAATCCCACAGACTTGAAAGCACCTTGCCAACCCACGAGAGCATTCAATGAGGGAACGAACAGGTTTGTCATTAAGATGCCACCCGATGGAGCGGCCAGGAATACCCCGAAAGCTCTTCCTCGTTCATTGGGAGGGAACCATTCCATGAGCGCGAGTGAACAAGAGGCGTACACTGCACCAGCTCCGAGACCTGCAATCACCCTGAGAATGAAACCTGTTTCATACGAATTCATGAACCCCATCGAACTGGTGGAAATGCCTTCGAGGATAAGACTGACCCCCAGGATAACCCTTACTCCGAAGCGGTCAGAAAGCACTCCGGCAGGTATCTGGGTGACTATGTATCCCATGTAAAAAGCACTCATGTATGCACCGGCCTGACTCATGCTGATGCCCAGTACAGGAACTACAACGGGAATGAGTGGAGGCCAGGTAAATCGCGTGATGAATGTGAAGAGAAAACA
The sequence above is a segment of the Desulfomonile tiedjei DSM 6799 genome. Coding sequences within it:
- a CDS encoding MFS transporter; this encodes MTNVVQHIDSAELSPAMPYRWVILGLCVCCFLFTFITRFTWPPLIPVVVPVLGISMSQAGAYMSAFYMGYIVTQIPAGVLSDRFGVRVILGVSLILEGISTSSMGFMNSYETGFILRVIAGLGAGAVYASCSLALMEWFPPNERGRAFGVFLAAPSGGILMTNLFVPSLNALVGWQGAFKSVGFLTLTAGILVLLLMRSSGLIKSQEKTLLGGFKVIARSRGLILTALSGFCLMWLELGTATWANAHIKKLGFSVAEAGYVMMSYGVGGIIAPLLSGFVSDWTGQRKWLVVGAYLVSAPLCVVFGYQDTLGLLSVTGFILGFTSYIANPQLTVLISQFAGREWAATANGTSNFVFQFASMIGPFILGWSIDVTQSFSIVWWMMAAGPLVGILLMLPVRQDEAMRIA
- a CDS encoding uroporphyrinogen decarboxylase family protein, yielding MSEEMKKLFEERLGRYHAAIALEPHDRIPIASGSNYFAEVYSGNTKQETIYDPEKWLQAEVKFCQDFPEVDVLRDNRVYGPLFDALDVKTYRLPGRDLAPDTQFQFVETDYMKEDEYDDLINDPPGFMIDILLPRILGELGNKGTGRSYVAMLKAGMAQVMFGGVMRTRGMVLEQQCGMPQPMSGFFLTPFDALADAMRGMTGTFMDMFRQPDKVLAACDVLVQEMAHLALSMADPLKRYPIFVPLHKAIFMSPDQFDTFYWPSFKKVMEIIIDAGYNIRAYLEGDWGKFWHHMREMPKGRVLCDIDNQGDIYQAKKDLGGYQCIAGGVQDSMLILGTPDQVREHVRELCQTVGQGGGYIISGGCSFPYDAKPENFRAMVEAVMEYGWHDKTVKAKPKTAPPAGKLEALKPRRVLTPWETKKAELGTIQGDENLIKKNWEQLESMAHTFMWQWTL
- a CDS encoding cobalamin B12-binding domain-containing protein — its product is MGDLAQALANLEEKKVYELIDKQIAEGVNPLEIIQECNDGMIKVGELFSEQKYFISQLIYSAEILKQVMKKLDPLLAGIQTSGGSGEKVIIGTVKGDIHDIGKNIVITLLKGSGFDVIDLGVDVPTEKFVEAVKNSGAKALGLSALLNFTYPVMKEVVDAVSAAGLRDKVKIIVGGTPVNEQVREYAGADYYALDAVAGVRICKEIYS